The Hymenobacter baengnokdamensis genome includes a region encoding these proteins:
- the secDF gene encoding protein translocase subunit SecDF: protein MRYKGLIITLTIIVSVLCAYFLFFTYVSRGVQQKAVNYATHNGQLDETKRQHYLDSVWRAPVFGSYTYRDVKQSELGLGLDLKGGMHVTLEVSPVEIVRAMAGNSKDPAFNKALALAQERQKTNSGTAFTTLFYQAYQETAPGVPLNRIFANSVNKDRKIDLNSSDSKVLSAINKEEEDAIGRSFDILRKRVDKFGVNQPNIQRVKGTGRIQVELPGVDNPDRVRKLLQGQAKLEFYEVWPQNEITPYLAQLDQVLTAKEKAATSAPAKAVSKADSTIAAAGGAKGAQKDTTSLAAQLAKKAPAGKAKTDSTAAAQKGGVLARLLTMPGTLGVNLRDTAQMNRVLHSEEARSILPPNVALLYTNKPIDANGQQFLRLVAVKKDRTGAIAAPIGGEVVSDARQDYDQTGRPEVSMSMNPTGARKWQKMTGANIGKQVAVVLDDVVYSDPVVQSEISGGNTSISGNFSIDEAQDLAQVLKAGKLPAPTRIVEEAVVGPSLGKEAINQGLYSSLAGLLIIMVFMAMYYGRAGLVADAALLFNMFLILGVLAQFSTALTLPGIAGLILVIASSVDANVLIFERIREELDHGHSLHDAVNAGYNRAFSAIFDSNVTTMLIAIILGFFGTGPVQSFAVTLGIGVLTSFLSAVYVSRLIIEFLIKGKTTSAITFSTFLSRHLFKNLNFDIVGKRKIAYAFSTIVIVTGFVLMYLQGGPNLGVDFEGGRAYVVDFNKPMVASDVRTALEPAFKNTGLEVKQYGNPDRLRITTSYLAEDESQTADKTVADALNQGLSKYAADAPAIKSTSKVGATIADDIKRTSFLSLALTLLGIFVYVLFRFEKWQYSMAAVIALFHDALLVIASYPIARAFGANYEMDQIFVAAVLSIIGFSMNDTVVIYDRVREYLRENPKLTFAQVVNPALNSTFSRTMITFTTVFLVVLVLYIFGGETLRSFSFAMIIGIIFGTYSSLFIATPIILDTYGRQEERERKAAGEDVTSLPGDAPKLSTATTI from the coding sequence ATGCGTTACAAAGGACTCATTATTACGCTTACCATCATCGTTTCGGTGCTGTGCGCGTACTTTCTCTTCTTCACCTACGTTTCGCGGGGCGTGCAGCAGAAGGCGGTTAACTACGCCACGCACAACGGCCAGCTCGACGAAACCAAGCGTCAGCACTACCTCGACTCGGTATGGCGGGCGCCGGTGTTTGGCTCGTATACCTACCGCGATGTGAAGCAGAGCGAGCTGGGCCTGGGCCTTGACCTGAAGGGCGGCATGCACGTAACCCTGGAGGTTTCGCCCGTGGAAATTGTGCGGGCTATGGCCGGCAACTCAAAAGACCCGGCTTTCAATAAAGCCCTGGCGCTGGCTCAGGAGCGCCAGAAAACCAACTCCGGCACGGCCTTCACCACGCTGTTTTACCAGGCCTACCAGGAAACGGCACCCGGCGTACCGCTGAACCGCATTTTCGCTAACTCAGTCAATAAAGACCGCAAAATTGACCTCAACAGCTCAGACAGCAAGGTGCTGTCGGCTATCAATAAGGAAGAGGAAGACGCTATTGGCCGCTCGTTCGACATTCTGCGCAAGCGCGTGGATAAGTTTGGGGTAAACCAGCCCAACATTCAGCGCGTGAAGGGCACCGGCCGCATTCAGGTAGAACTGCCGGGCGTAGATAACCCCGACCGCGTGCGTAAGCTGCTGCAAGGCCAGGCCAAGCTCGAATTCTACGAAGTATGGCCCCAGAATGAGATTACGCCCTACCTTGCTCAGCTCGACCAGGTGTTGACGGCCAAGGAAAAAGCCGCTACCAGCGCTCCGGCCAAAGCCGTAAGCAAAGCTGACTCGACCATTGCCGCTGCTGGTGGCGCCAAAGGAGCTCAAAAAGATACCACTTCGCTGGCGGCCCAGCTGGCCAAGAAGGCGCCGGCCGGCAAGGCTAAAACTGACTCTACGGCCGCCGCTCAGAAAGGTGGTGTGCTGGCCCGCCTGCTCACCATGCCCGGCACGCTTGGCGTGAACCTGCGCGACACGGCCCAGATGAACCGCGTGCTGCACTCGGAAGAAGCCCGCAGCATTCTGCCCCCCAACGTAGCCTTGCTGTATACCAATAAGCCGATTGACGCCAATGGCCAGCAGTTTTTGCGCCTGGTAGCCGTGAAGAAAGACCGGACCGGCGCCATTGCCGCGCCCATTGGCGGCGAGGTAGTGAGCGATGCGCGCCAGGACTATGACCAGACCGGCCGCCCCGAGGTAAGCATGAGCATGAACCCTACCGGGGCGCGCAAGTGGCAGAAAATGACCGGGGCCAACATCGGCAAGCAGGTAGCCGTGGTGCTCGACGACGTGGTGTACTCCGACCCCGTGGTACAGAGCGAAATCTCGGGTGGCAATACCAGCATCTCGGGCAACTTCAGCATCGACGAAGCCCAGGACCTGGCCCAGGTACTGAAAGCCGGTAAGCTGCCCGCCCCGACCCGCATCGTGGAAGAAGCCGTAGTAGGCCCCTCGCTCGGTAAGGAAGCCATCAACCAGGGTTTGTACTCGTCGCTGGCCGGCCTGCTGATTATTATGGTCTTTATGGCCATGTACTACGGCCGCGCCGGCCTCGTGGCCGATGCCGCTCTGCTCTTCAATATGTTCCTGATTCTGGGCGTGCTGGCGCAGTTTAGCACGGCGCTCACGCTCCCTGGCATTGCCGGCCTGATTCTGGTAATTGCCTCCTCGGTAGATGCCAACGTACTGATTTTCGAGCGTATCCGCGAAGAGCTGGACCACGGCCACTCGCTGCATGATGCCGTAAACGCCGGCTACAACCGCGCTTTCTCGGCCATCTTCGACTCGAACGTGACCACCATGCTCATCGCCATCATCCTGGGCTTCTTCGGCACGGGCCCGGTGCAGAGCTTTGCCGTCACGCTGGGTATTGGTGTGCTCACCTCGTTCCTGTCGGCCGTGTACGTATCGCGCCTCATCATCGAGTTCCTGATTAAGGGCAAAACGACGAGCGCTATTACCTTCTCGACCTTCCTCTCGCGCCACCTGTTCAAGAACCTGAACTTCGACATCGTGGGCAAGCGCAAAATCGCCTACGCTTTCTCGACCATCGTTATCGTCACGGGCTTCGTGCTGATGTACCTGCAAGGTGGCCCCAACCTGGGCGTTGACTTTGAAGGGGGCCGCGCCTACGTCGTCGATTTCAACAAGCCGATGGTGGCTTCGGATGTCCGGACCGCGCTGGAGCCGGCTTTTAAGAACACCGGCCTCGAAGTAAAGCAGTATGGCAACCCCGACCGCCTGCGCATCACGACCAGCTACCTGGCCGAAGATGAAAGCCAGACGGCCGACAAAACCGTGGCCGACGCCCTGAATCAGGGCCTGAGCAAATACGCGGCCGATGCACCGGCTATCAAATCGACATCCAAAGTAGGCGCCACCATTGCCGACGACATCAAGCGCACCTCGTTCCTGAGTTTGGCGCTTACGCTGCTCGGCATCTTCGTGTACGTACTTTTCCGCTTCGAGAAGTGGCAGTATTCGATGGCCGCCGTTATCGCGCTGTTCCACGATGCGCTGCTGGTTATTGCCTCCTACCCCATCGCCCGCGCCTTCGGGGCCAACTACGAGATGGACCAGATTTTTGTGGCCGCGGTACTCTCCATTATCGGCTTCTCGATGAACGACACGGTAGTTATCTACGACCGGGTGCGGGAGTACCTGCGCGAAAACCCCAAGCTGACCTTCGCCCAGGTAGTAAACCCGGCCCTGAACTCGACGTTCTCGCGCACTATGATTACGTTTACCACCGTGTTTCTGGTAGTGCTGGTGCTCTACATTTTCGGGGGCGAAACGCTGCGCTCGTTCTCGTTTGCCATGATAATCGGTATCATCTTCGGCACGTACTCGTCGCTGTTCATCGCCACGCCTATTATTCTCGATACGTATGGCCGCCAGGAAGAGCGCGAGCGCAAAGCCGCTGGCGAAGACGTTACCAGCCTGCCCGGCGATGCGCCCAAGCTGAGCACGGCTACTACTATTTAA
- a CDS encoding GlmU family protein has protein sequence MHFLLFDDPAIRPHLLPLTFTRPVAALRCGILTIAEKWQYRLGTATLGYLTQPYLQARFPAGNVAGPALVVNGAVCPDDLLARQVLALAPGQGLYFGDTLVAAHLADASQVAELVQDGLREQRAVAEEVVIIARPWQLFLQNGAEIRRDFALLTAGRTSQPVGDAHTIVYGKNNIFIEEGVKIRAAILNAEDGPIYLGKNSQVHEGAIIRGPLALCEGSHVNAGAKLRGDNTIGPFSKVGGEVGNSILLGYSNKGHDGYLGNSVIGEWCNLGADTNTSNLKNNYAPVKVWSHAARRFVDTGQTFCGLLMGDHSKCGINTMFNTGTVVGVGANIFGAGFPRQFIPSFSWGGASGFETFKLNKFAEVAERVMSRRGLAYDAVEQGVIAEVFRQTEGDRVWEKTLEKS, from the coding sequence ATGCATTTTCTTCTTTTCGATGACCCGGCCATTAGGCCGCATTTGCTGCCGCTCACCTTTACCCGGCCGGTGGCGGCGCTGCGTTGCGGCATTCTCACCATCGCCGAAAAGTGGCAGTACCGGCTGGGTACGGCAACGCTGGGCTACCTCACCCAACCGTACTTGCAGGCCAGGTTTCCGGCTGGCAACGTCGCCGGCCCCGCGCTGGTCGTGAATGGCGCCGTCTGCCCCGACGACCTGCTGGCCCGCCAGGTACTGGCACTCGCGCCCGGCCAGGGCCTGTACTTTGGCGATACGCTGGTGGCCGCCCATCTCGCCGATGCCAGCCAGGTGGCCGAGCTGGTGCAGGATGGCCTGCGCGAGCAGCGTGCGGTAGCCGAAGAGGTGGTAATTATTGCGCGTCCCTGGCAGCTGTTTCTGCAAAACGGGGCGGAAATTCGTCGCGATTTTGCCTTGCTCACGGCCGGGCGCACCTCGCAGCCGGTGGGCGACGCGCATACGATTGTATATGGTAAAAATAATATATTTATCGAGGAAGGTGTAAAAATCCGCGCGGCCATTCTAAACGCCGAGGACGGCCCCATTTACCTCGGCAAAAACTCGCAGGTGCACGAAGGTGCCATTATCAGAGGCCCGCTGGCCTTGTGCGAGGGCAGCCACGTGAACGCCGGCGCCAAGCTGCGCGGCGACAATACCATCGGGCCATTCTCGAAAGTGGGTGGCGAAGTGGGCAACAGCATCCTGCTGGGCTATAGCAATAAAGGGCACGACGGCTACCTCGGCAACTCGGTTATCGGCGAGTGGTGCAACCTCGGGGCCGATACCAACACCAGCAACCTCAAAAACAACTACGCCCCGGTAAAGGTGTGGAGCCACGCCGCCAGGCGCTTTGTCGATACCGGCCAGACCTTCTGCGGCCTGCTCATGGGCGACCACAGCAAGTGCGGCATCAACACTATGTTCAATACCGGCACGGTGGTGGGCGTAGGGGCCAATATCTTCGGCGCAGGCTTCCCGCGCCAGTTCATCCCGAGCTTTAGCTGGGGCGGCGCCTCGGGCTTTGAAACGTTTAAGCTCAATAAGTTTGCCGAAGTAGCCGAGCGGGTGATGAGCCGGCGCGGGCTAGCCTATGATGCAGTAGAGCAAGGGGTTATTGCGGAGGTTTTCCGGCAGACGGAAGGCGACCGGGTTTGGGAAAAGACCCTGGAAAAAAGCTAG
- a CDS encoding insecticidal delta-endotoxin Cry8Ea1 family protein: MAFIPEPGKPYNLFVQHSGKVLGISNIARGAKLQQQTFDPALPQSQQFVFHQVGFREYLIQVHGHNLVLDVGGSAQHSGDVLCFWTRNGDDSNGNQRFKFIYGGPGYYYIRCSVSGKMLDVMMASQDDKAVVIQYDQTPPARAANQHFRPVLSGADYSHAEALPFVPEVNSERLRDTVISMAGAVPEVGSGLKGLIGFLWPKGQSTVFDQMRNYVETLVKELIEENNLLQIQNKLNGFHDNAVIYEKTSATTKQKSEYFTGMLREVNNLKHDVINAQHPEKRLTYLVSVGSLALGTLREQCVRYQYIYGIPDPDAADHLAQFDTAFADYTAACTLSRQRALEWRLKKIGWREEDKTIGLGNSKYTYFASDSYDGWGASMYRTTSGDGTPNARQRMQVVLQNRIEQVTAQFGAELDVLLAPSRTWKYLHPNRTEQPTTQRKTLAMGTYGSKEGVAFTDESQAGKRITAIVIHAGLWIDGMQLCYDGTPTALHGGGGGNRNVFELQPDEEIVSVYGRSSYRMNGLWFETNQGRVYGLGGGLDEGNFWSADPPTALNAHLGYISGYQGASNLNGLTLHWQYTELA, encoded by the coding sequence ATGGCGTTTATTCCCGAACCTGGCAAGCCCTACAACCTCTTTGTGCAGCACAGCGGCAAAGTACTGGGCATCAGCAACATTGCCCGCGGAGCCAAGCTGCAGCAGCAAACCTTTGACCCGGCCCTGCCCCAGAGCCAGCAGTTTGTCTTTCACCAGGTAGGCTTTCGCGAGTACCTGATTCAGGTGCACGGGCACAATCTGGTGCTGGATGTGGGGGGCAGCGCCCAGCACAGCGGCGACGTGCTGTGCTTCTGGACCCGCAACGGGGATGACAGCAACGGCAACCAGCGCTTCAAGTTCATTTATGGCGGGCCGGGCTACTACTACATCCGCTGCTCGGTGAGTGGCAAGATGCTGGACGTGATGATGGCCTCGCAAGACGACAAGGCCGTGGTTATTCAGTACGACCAGACGCCGCCCGCCAGGGCCGCCAACCAGCACTTTCGGCCCGTGCTCTCGGGCGCCGACTACAGCCACGCCGAAGCGCTGCCCTTTGTGCCGGAAGTGAACTCGGAGCGACTGCGCGATACGGTCATCAGCATGGCCGGGGCCGTGCCCGAAGTGGGCTCGGGGCTGAAGGGGCTCATTGGCTTTCTGTGGCCCAAGGGCCAGAGCACGGTATTTGACCAGATGCGCAACTACGTGGAGACGCTGGTAAAGGAGCTCATCGAGGAAAACAACCTGCTGCAGATTCAAAACAAGCTCAACGGCTTTCACGACAATGCGGTGATTTACGAAAAAACCTCTGCCACTACCAAGCAGAAAAGCGAGTATTTCACGGGCATGCTGCGGGAGGTAAATAATCTTAAGCACGACGTTATCAACGCCCAGCACCCTGAAAAGCGCCTTACCTACCTGGTATCGGTGGGGAGCCTGGCCTTGGGCACCCTGCGCGAGCAGTGCGTACGCTACCAGTACATCTACGGCATACCCGACCCCGACGCGGCCGACCACCTGGCGCAGTTCGATACTGCCTTTGCCGACTACACGGCGGCCTGCACCCTGAGCCGGCAGCGGGCCCTGGAGTGGCGGCTAAAAAAGATAGGCTGGCGCGAGGAAGACAAAACCATTGGCCTGGGCAATAGCAAATACACTTATTTTGCCTCCGACAGTTACGACGGCTGGGGTGCCAGCATGTACCGCACTACCAGCGGCGACGGCACACCCAATGCCCGGCAGCGGATGCAGGTGGTGCTGCAAAACCGCATCGAGCAGGTAACGGCGCAGTTCGGGGCCGAGCTGGATGTGCTGCTGGCGCCTTCGCGCACCTGGAAATACCTGCACCCCAACCGCACCGAGCAGCCGACCACCCAGCGCAAGACCCTGGCTATGGGCACTTACGGCAGCAAGGAGGGCGTCGCGTTCACCGACGAGAGCCAGGCCGGCAAGCGCATCACGGCCATCGTTATTCACGCGGGGCTGTGGATAGATGGCATGCAATTGTGCTACGACGGCACCCCCACCGCTCTGCACGGCGGCGGCGGCGGCAACCGCAATGTATTCGAGCTGCAGCCCGATGAAGAGATTGTGTCGGTCTACGGCCGGTCGTCGTACCGCATGAACGGGCTCTGGTTTGAAACCAACCAGGGCCGCGTGTACGGCCTTGGAGGCGGCCTCGACGAGGGCAACTTCTGGAGCGCCGACCCGCCCACTGCCCTCAACGCCCATCTGGGCTACATTTCGGGCTACCAGGGGGCCAGTAACCTCAACGGCCTCACGCTGCACTGGCAATATACCGAGCTGGCGTAG
- a CDS encoding type B 50S ribosomal protein L31, producing the protein MKKDTHPEYRQVVFQDTSSDFKFITRSTMTSAETIQWEDGNTYPVIKIEVSSASHPFYTGKNMFIDTAGRVEKFRSRYAKKEQNTAGKQ; encoded by the coding sequence ATGAAAAAGGACACGCACCCCGAGTACCGCCAGGTAGTTTTCCAGGACACCTCTTCGGACTTCAAGTTTATCACCCGCTCCACAATGACGTCGGCCGAGACGATTCAGTGGGAAGACGGCAACACCTATCCGGTGATTAAAATCGAAGTAAGCAGCGCTTCGCACCCCTTCTACACCGGCAAAAACATGTTCATCGATACGGCCGGCCGCGTGGAGAAATTCCGCAGCCGCTACGCCAAGAAAGAGCAGAATACGGCTGGCAAGCAGTAG
- a CDS encoding YceI family protein, whose protein sequence is MTKLIPSVGRLGILLAWLLLGLGSPGRAWAQGKFMTRAGHISFFSASIMEDIEARNDKVAAVFDLATGQIAFSVPIHEFQFKRTLMQEHFNENYMESEKFPKATFTGQINNAAQVLKQLPTATQTVEAEGNLTMHGVTHKVLVTGTLQVRDGQLVVFAYFNVAPADFSIDIPLLVREHIAKSVSVRINLTCDAVSPALVSQP, encoded by the coding sequence ATGACAAAACTAATACCAAGTGTGGGGCGTCTGGGCATCCTGTTGGCCTGGCTACTGCTGGGGCTGGGAAGCCCCGGGCGGGCCTGGGCGCAGGGTAAATTTATGACCAGGGCCGGCCACATCTCCTTTTTTTCAGCCTCCATTATGGAGGATATTGAAGCCCGCAACGATAAGGTAGCGGCCGTATTTGACCTGGCTACCGGGCAAATAGCCTTTTCGGTGCCCATTCACGAGTTTCAGTTTAAGCGCACCCTCATGCAGGAGCACTTCAACGAGAACTACATGGAATCGGAAAAATTTCCGAAGGCCACTTTTACCGGCCAGATTAACAATGCCGCCCAGGTGCTGAAACAGCTGCCGACGGCCACGCAGACGGTAGAGGCCGAAGGTAACCTTACGATGCACGGCGTGACGCACAAAGTACTGGTTACGGGCACCCTGCAAGTGCGCGATGGCCAGCTGGTGGTATTCGCCTACTTCAACGTGGCCCCGGCCGACTTTTCCATCGACATCCCACTGCTGGTGCGCGAGCACATTGCCAAGTCGGTGAGCGTGCGCATCAACCTCACCTGCGATGCGGTTTCGCCCGCGCTGGTATCCCAACCTTAA
- the rdgB gene encoding RdgB/HAM1 family non-canonical purine NTP pyrophosphatase, with the protein MRLCFASNNAHKLDEIRPLLPAGIELLSLAEIGCHEELPETQPTLEGNARQKAQYVFDHYGVPCFADDTGLEVEALHGEPGVYSARYAGPQRAAADNVAKLLHKLGTQLNRRARFRTVVALVRGRHEVREFSGEVAGTIAAAPIGRGGFGYDPVFVPDEGDGRTFAEMTLAEKNQLSHRARAVAGLVAFLNG; encoded by the coding sequence ATGCGTCTTTGCTTTGCCTCCAACAATGCTCATAAGCTTGATGAAATTCGGCCGCTGCTGCCGGCCGGCATCGAGCTGCTAAGCCTGGCCGAAATTGGCTGCCACGAAGAGCTGCCCGAAACCCAGCCCACCCTGGAAGGCAATGCCCGCCAGAAGGCGCAGTATGTCTTCGACCACTATGGCGTGCCCTGCTTTGCCGACGATACCGGGCTGGAAGTAGAGGCCCTGCACGGCGAGCCCGGCGTGTACTCGGCGCGCTACGCCGGCCCCCAGCGCGCGGCCGCCGACAACGTAGCCAAGCTGCTGCACAAGCTGGGCACTCAGCTCAATCGGCGGGCGCGCTTTCGCACCGTAGTGGCGCTGGTGCGCGGCCGGCACGAGGTGCGCGAGTTCAGCGGCGAGGTGGCCGGCACCATTGCGGCGGCCCCCATCGGCCGCGGCGGCTTTGGCTACGACCCGGTGTTTGTACCCGATGAGGGTGACGGCCGCACTTTCGCCGAAATGACGCTTGCCGAAAAAAATCAGCTTAGCCACCGGGCGCGGGCCGTGGCCGGGCTGGTCGCGTTTTTGAATGGGTAA
- a CDS encoding NifU family protein, translated as MSAVSIYAEASPNPESMKFVLNSTLLPDGVSVDYPNLEAAANSPIAQELFGFDYVGRVFIAQNFVTITKTQPALGWTSIIPELRQFIKSYVEAGGQLFIVDPAAEQKAAQAASAGDPTQQDGFTSQKIIDLLDNYVRPAVEQDGGNITFKSYHDGIVTVNLQGSCSGCPSATVTLKSGIENLLKRMVPEVREVVAEGVLV; from the coding sequence ATGTCTGCTGTTTCTATCTACGCCGAGGCGTCGCCCAATCCTGAGAGCATGAAATTCGTGCTCAACTCTACCTTGCTGCCCGATGGCGTGAGTGTAGACTATCCCAACCTGGAGGCGGCGGCCAACTCGCCCATCGCCCAGGAGCTGTTTGGCTTCGATTACGTAGGCCGCGTATTTATTGCCCAAAACTTCGTAACCATCACCAAAACGCAGCCCGCGCTGGGCTGGACCAGCATTATCCCGGAGCTGCGCCAGTTTATCAAGAGCTATGTGGAGGCCGGTGGGCAGCTCTTTATAGTAGACCCCGCGGCTGAGCAAAAAGCTGCCCAGGCTGCCTCCGCCGGCGACCCTACGCAGCAGGATGGCTTTACGAGCCAGAAAATCATCGACCTACTCGACAACTACGTGCGCCCCGCTGTGGAGCAGGATGGCGGCAACATCACCTTCAAAAGCTACCACGACGGCATCGTGACCGTAAACCTGCAGGGCTCGTGCTCGGGCTGCCCCTCGGCTACGGTTACCCTCAAGTCGGGCATCGAAAACCTGCTCAAGCGCATGGTGCCCGAAGTACGTGAGGTAGTAGCCGAAGGAGTGCTAGTATAG
- a CDS encoding DUF5777 family beta-barrel protein, whose product MKQLLTLFSRVSLLSLLLAVWAAPAAHAQGDLLGQLDAESKKDAPNELVDATFKSTRLINGHTVQTPGEGTLVFLIEHRIGPLNSGAYNFYGLDQAKMRLALEYAINDRLEIGLGRSTLDKTVDGFVKLRALRQSTGAHAMPVSVTLFASSAVTTLHYDDNIDHTFSLRSTYSYQALIARKFSTDFSLQFMPTLIHRNLVMNEGPKNDIYALGVGGRYKLTKRFSLNAEYYYNFDQYTRDHFQNSLALGVDIETGGHIFQLMLTNAQGMIEKQFIGETNDNFFKGGIYFGFNINRNFTVKQRRHKM is encoded by the coding sequence ATGAAGCAACTCCTTACACTTTTCAGCCGCGTTTCCCTGCTGAGCCTGCTGCTGGCAGTCTGGGCCGCGCCGGCGGCTCACGCGCAGGGCGACCTGCTGGGACAGCTCGATGCCGAAAGCAAAAAAGATGCTCCCAACGAGCTGGTAGATGCTACCTTTAAAAGCACCCGGCTTATCAATGGCCATACCGTGCAAACGCCCGGCGAAGGCACCCTCGTATTTCTGATTGAGCACCGCATCGGGCCGTTAAACAGCGGAGCCTATAATTTTTACGGCCTCGACCAGGCCAAGATGCGCCTGGCCCTGGAGTACGCTATCAACGACCGCCTGGAGATTGGCTTAGGGCGTTCGACCCTCGATAAAACCGTCGATGGGTTCGTAAAGCTCCGCGCGCTGCGGCAGAGCACCGGGGCCCATGCAATGCCGGTTTCGGTAACGCTGTTTGCCTCTTCGGCTGTTACTACCCTGCATTACGACGATAATATCGACCACACGTTCAGCCTGCGCTCAACGTATAGCTACCAGGCCCTGATTGCCCGTAAGTTCAGCACCGATTTTTCGCTGCAGTTTATGCCAACGCTCATTCACCGCAACCTGGTGATGAATGAAGGCCCGAAAAATGACATCTACGCGCTGGGAGTTGGGGGCCGCTACAAGCTTACCAAGCGCTTCTCGCTCAACGCCGAATACTACTACAACTTTGACCAATACACCAGAGACCACTTCCAGAACTCGCTGGCCCTGGGTGTAGATATTGAAACCGGCGGCCACATCTTTCAGCTGATGCTGACCAACGCGCAGGGCATGATTGAAAAGCAGTTTATCGGCGAAACGAACGACAACTTCTTCAAGGGAGGCATTTATTTCGGCTTTAACATCAACCGCAACTTTACGGTGAAGCAGCGGCGCCACAAGATGTAG
- a CDS encoding DUF4268 domain-containing protein, producing MYSKAEASQLRQAFWTTLGQYMAPVLSADGLAVNWINYKTGLKGVQFKLDADNRRARIGIELTQPDAGIRELFYEQFGELKTLLHETLGEEWTWEAAATNEHGQPLSRIYKELAPVNLFTRDDWPALISFFKPRLIALDEFWSSAQYAFEELREG from the coding sequence GTGTATAGCAAAGCCGAAGCCTCTCAGCTGCGCCAGGCTTTTTGGACCACCCTGGGGCAATATATGGCCCCGGTGCTCTCGGCCGACGGCCTGGCGGTCAATTGGATAAACTACAAAACGGGCCTGAAAGGCGTGCAGTTTAAGCTCGATGCCGACAATCGCCGCGCCCGCATCGGCATTGAGCTGACGCAGCCCGATGCCGGCATACGCGAGCTGTTTTACGAGCAGTTTGGGGAGTTGAAAACCCTGCTGCACGAAACGCTGGGCGAAGAATGGACCTGGGAAGCGGCCGCCACCAACGAGCACGGGCAGCCCCTAAGCCGCATCTACAAGGAGCTGGCGCCCGTCAACCTCTTCACTCGCGACGACTGGCCGGCGCTGATTTCCTTCTTCAAGCCTCGCCTCATTGCCCTGGATGAGTTCTGGAGCAGTGCGCAGTATGCCTTCGAGGAGCTGCGGGAAGGGTAG
- a CDS encoding uridine kinase family protein: protein MQHPYLVGITGGSASGKTTFLRRLLAAFPERDICLISQDNYYHPREQQFRDDQGVENFDLPSSIDSVAYAADVRRLREGHEVRRQEYTFNNPNVVPAELVFRPAPIVVVEGIFVFYFEEIANLLDLKVYIDAQEHVKLHRRIVRDRDERGYDLQDVLYRYTHHVAPTYEKYIQPFKADADIIIPNNRHFENGLAVLTGYLKAKVAEAI, encoded by the coding sequence ATGCAGCATCCCTACCTCGTTGGTATCACGGGCGGCAGCGCATCGGGCAAAACCACGTTTTTGCGCCGCTTGCTGGCCGCCTTTCCTGAACGCGACATCTGTTTGATTTCGCAGGATAATTACTACCATCCCCGCGAGCAGCAGTTTCGCGACGACCAGGGCGTAGAAAACTTCGACCTGCCATCGAGCATCGACTCGGTTGCTTACGCGGCCGATGTGCGCCGGCTGCGCGAAGGCCACGAAGTGCGCCGCCAGGAATACACGTTTAATAACCCGAATGTGGTGCCCGCCGAGCTGGTATTCCGGCCTGCGCCCATTGTGGTGGTCGAGGGCATCTTCGTCTTTTATTTTGAGGAAATTGCCAATCTTCTTGACTTAAAGGTATATATAGATGCCCAGGAGCACGTAAAGCTGCACCGCCGCATCGTGCGCGACCGCGACGAGCGCGGCTACGACCTACAGGACGTGCTTTATCGCTACACGCACCACGTAGCCCCGACCTACGAAAAGTATATTCAGCCCTTCAAGGCCGACGCGGATATCATTATTCCCAACAACCGGCACTTTGAGAATGGGCTGGCCGTGCTCACGGGCTATCTGAAAGCGAAAGTAGCCGAGGCCATCTAA